A stretch of the Malus domestica chromosome 08, GDT2T_hap1 genome encodes the following:
- the LOC103421010 gene encoding small ribosomal subunit protein mS47, protein MQRAKAIEALRRCAVQRGRSSSLSHHRAFSAQPSYAQYDDVQDLVTVEGRAKSRAAILNRPSALNALNSSMAARLKRLYESWEDNPDIGFVLMKGSGRAFCAGADAISLYQLVNEGNLDECKKFFETLYKFVYIQGTYLKPHVAIMDGITMGAGAGISIPGMFRVVTDKTIFSNPEAQIGFHPDAGASFYLSRLPGYLGEYLALTGDKLNGVEMIACRLATHYALNARLAMVEERLGNLVTDEPSVIETALAQYGDLVYLDRRSILSKLDIIDRCFSHDTIEEITDALEKEAADSYDEWCKTVLKKIKEASPLSLIVSLRSIREGRFQSLDQCLAREYRISLAAISNRVSSDFSEGVRARLVDKDFAPKWNPPSFKDVSKDMVDCYFSPLPEVEPELKLPTALREPFMQETDSPKK, encoded by the exons ATGCAGAGAGCAAAAGCCATTGAAGCTCTGAGGAGGTGTGCGGTTCAGAGAGGAAGAAgcagctctctctctcatcacagAGCCTTTTCTGCCCAACCAAGCTATGCCCAATACGACGACGTCCAGGAcctg GTTACGGTGGAGGGAAGAGCCAAATCGAGAGCGGCAATTCTCAACAGGCCATCTGCACTCAATGCTCTCAACAGTTCCATG GCAGCTCGACTGAAGAGACTGTATGAATCATGGGAGGATAACCCGGACATTGGATTTGTCTTGATGAAG GGTAGTGGGAGGGCTTTCTGCGCCGGTGCAGATGCTATTAGCCTTTATCAACTAGTGAATGAAG GGAATCTTGATGAATGTAAAAAGTTTTTCGAGACATTGTATAAGTTTGTGTATATTCAAGGAACGTACTTGAAGCCACAT GTAGCTATCATGGATGGTATCACCATGGGAGCTGGGGCTGGAATTTCAATCCCAGGAATGTTTCGTGTGGTGACTGATAAGACT ATATTTTCCAATCCAGAGGCCCAGATAGGTTTCCATCCTGATGCAGGGGCTTCCTTTTATCTGTCTCGTCTACCTGGCTACCTAG gAGAATACTTAGCTCTTACAGGAGACAAGCTTAATGGTGTGGAGATGATTGCCTGTCGCCTTGCTACGCACTATGCGTTAAATGCG AGACTTGCTATGGTTGAAGAACGCCTCGGAAATTTAGTTACTGATGAACCTTCTGTAATAGAAACAGCTCTTGCACAATATGGTGACCTTGTTTATCTAGACAGGAGGAGTATACTTTCTAA GCTCGACATTATTGATAGATGTTTCAGCCATGACACAATTGAGGAAATTACTGATGCATTG GAGAAGGAAGCTGCTGACTCTTATGATGAATGGTGCAAAACAGTCctcaagaaaataaaagaagccTCCCCTTTGAGTTTGATAGTTTCTTTACGATCG ATACGCGAGGGTAGATTTCAATCTCTGGATCAGTGTCTGGCTCGTGAATATCGTATATCTCTTGCTGCAATTTCCAACCGGGTCTCTAGTGACTTCTCTGAG GGCGTTCGAGCAAGATTGGTAGACAAGGACTTCGCGCCCAAG TGGAACCCCCCTAGTTTCAAAGATGTTTCCAAAGACATGGTTGATTGCTATTTTTCACCACTTCCTGAAGTTGAGCCGGAGCTGAAGCTGCCGACAGCATTGCGAGAGCCATTTATGCAAGAGACGGATTCACCCAAAAAATGA
- the LOC103421011 gene encoding DNA-directed RNA polymerases IV and V subunit 2-like, translated as MGASSDAKGDIGMSSKGESFTNGVDMDIDDSDYDDEYDYSTSLQDLGEGFLKNFCKEAATSFFNEYGLISHQINSYNDFIQNGIQRVFSSFGEIIVEPGYDPSKKGDNEWRYALVKFGKVTLGRPSFWGGSDNDKEYNMLPRHARLQNMTYCAKMKVNITVEVYNQRLVSSDKFKTGKERFLDKEILSTDTRDITIGSVPVMVKSDLCWMRDVEKGDCDFDHGGYFIIKGAEKTFIAQEQSCLKKLLITNNQGLTVAYRSEVKRHRLIIRLVGISKLENIEGVEKVLTVYFMSTEIPVWVWFFALGVSSDKEVIDLIDYGSEDASILNILFASIRDADKATEKVDGGFRRGKNALKYVDDVIKKTAFPPGESMEECISLYLFPNLRGLKQKARFLGYMVKSLLQASAGRRKCDNRDDFRNKRLDLAGELLERELKAHIGHARRRMAKALQRDLYGDRVVRPIEHYLDASIVTNGISRAFSTGAWCHPFKKMERMSGVVATVGRANPLQTMIDMRKTRQQVQYTGKVGDARYPHPSHWGKVCFLSTPDGENCGLVKNLATTTIVSTNILESLLPELSLCGMEKLVDDTSTSLQGKFKVFLNGDWVGVCEDSLSFVSELRRMRRRKKLPPQVEIKRDEKQGEVRVYSDAGRILRPLLVVENLNKIKALKGEKHPFKYLLNKGIIELIGAEEEEDCSTAWGIKYLFMEEKGKSAVKYTHCELDMSFLLGLSCSIIPFANHDHARRVLYQAQKHSSQAIGFSTTNPNLRVDTLSHQLHYPQRSLFQTMTSDCLGKPGHQLGKNRVLPKPELYNGQNAIVAVNVHLGFNQEDSIVMNRASLERGMFRSEHIRSYKAEVDNKHSLEKRRKPDDCVNFGKMQSKFGRVDNLDEDGFPYVGANLQSGDIIIGRCSESGADHSIKLKHTERGMVQKVVLSSNDDGKNFAVVSMRQVRSPCLGDKFSSMHGQKGVLGFLESQENFPFTVQGIVPDIVINPHAFPSRQTPGQLLEAALGKGIASGGSKKYATPFSTLSVDDIAEQLHRAGFSRCGKERVYNGGTGKMARSLIFMGPTFYQRLIHMSEDKVKFRNTGPVHPLTRQPVADRKRFGGIKFGEMERDCLIAHGASANLHERLFTLSDSSQVYICQKCEHVANVIQRSVEGGRKIRGPYCRNCNSADDLVKANVPYGAKLLCQELFSMGISLKFETRFA; from the exons ATGGGGGCATCATCGGATGCCAAGGGAGATATCGGTATGAGCAGCAAGGGAGAAAGTTTTACAAATGGTGTTGACATGGACATCGACGATAGTGATTATGATGATGAGTATGATTACTCAACTAGCTTGCAAGATCTTGGGGAAGGATTTCTGAAGAATTTCTGTAAGGAGGCGGCAACATCATTCTTCAACGAGTATGGCCTCATTAGTCATCAAATCAACTCATATAATGACTTCATACAAAATGGCATACAAAGAGTCTTCAGTTCTTTTGGCGAGATTATAGTGGAGCCTGGCTATGACCCGTCAAAGAAGGGAGACAATGAATGGCGCTATGCTTTAGTGAAGTTTGGGAAGGTTACTCTTGGTAGGCCAAGTTTTTGGGGTGGTTCTGACAATGATAAGGAATATAATATGTTGCCTAGGCATGCTCGACTTCAGAACATGACATACTGCGCTAAGATGAAAGTGAATATCACTGTTGAG GTATATAATCAACGACTTGTCAGCAGCGATAAGTTTAAGACTGGAAAAGAACGGTTCCTTGACAAGGAAATTTTAAGTACGGATACCAGAGACATTACGATTGGTAGTGTCCCTGTAATGGTGAAGTCTGATTTATGCTGGATGAGGGACGTTGAGAAAGGTGACTGTGATTTTGACCATGGAGGCTATTTTATTATCAAGGGTGCAGAGAAG ACATTTATTGCACAAGAACAGAGCTGTCTGAAGAAACTTCTCATTACAAATAATCAGGGTCTGACAGTAGCATATAGGTCAGAGGTGAAGAGGCATAGGTTAATAATTAGACTAGTTGGGATTTCTAAACTTGAAAACATTGAAGGAGTAGAGAAAGTCCTTACCGTTTACTTCATGTCGACAGAAATCCCTGTGTGGGTATGGTTTTTTGCCCTTGGTGTTTCATCGGATAAAGAAGTTATTGATCTGATTGATTATGGCAGTGAAGATGCCAGCATTTTGAACATACTTTTTGCCTCAATTCGCGATGCCGATAAAGCTACTGAAAAAGTGGATGGAGGCTTCCGTAGGGGGAAGAATGCCCTCAAATATGTGGATGATGTGATAAAGAAAACTGCATTTCCACCTGGGGAAAGCATGGAAGAGTGCATCAGCTTGTATCTTTTCCCCAATCTCAGAGGTCTAAAGCAAAAGGCTCGCTTTCTTGGGTATATGGTGAAGTCCCTGTTACAAGCCTCTGCTGGTCGCAGGAAATGTGACAATAGGGATGATTTTAGGAACAAGAGGTTGGACTTGGCGGGTGAGCTTCTCGAACGAGAGCTTAAGGCGCATATTGGACATGCAAGGCGGCGCATGGCAAAGGCCTTGCAGAGAGACCTTTATGGTGATCGGGTTGTGCGTCCAATTGAACACTACCTAGATGCCTCCATAGTTACTAATGGCATTTCAAGAGCATTCTCAACTGGAGCATGGTGTCATCCCTTCAAGAAAATGGAGAGGATGTCTGGTGTAGTGGCAACAGTTGGGCGAGCAAATCCGCTGCAGACAATGATTGATATGCGGAAGACAAGGCAGCAGGTTCAATATACAGGGAAGGTTGGAGATGCCAGATACCC GCATCCTTCCCACTGGGGCAAAGTATGTTTTCTCTCAACTCCGGATGGTGAGAATTGTGGGCTTGTAAAAAATTTGGCTACCACTACAATAGTAAGTACAAATATATTGGAGTCTCTACTACCTGAATTGTCACTCTGTGGAATGGAAAAATTGGTGGATGATACTTCTACCTCACTGCAAGGGAAGTTCAAAGTTTTTCTGAATGGGGATTGGGTTGGAGTTTGTGAAGATTCCCTCTCATTTGTCTCAGAACTCAGGAGGATGCGACGTAGGAAAAAGTTGCCACCTCAG GTGGAAATCAAAAGAGATGAAAAGCAAGGAGAAGTACGAGTATATTCTGATGCTGGAAGGATCCTACGCCCTCTCTTGGTGGTTGAGAATTTGAACAAGATAAAAGCATTGAAAGGGGAAAAGCATCCATTCAAGTATTTGCTTAACAAAGGAATAATCGAGCTTATTGGAGCTGAAGAAGAGGAAGACTGTAGTACTGCATGGGGCATTAAATATCTGTTCATGGAAGAAAAGGGAAAATCAGCTGTAAAGTACACACATTGTGAGCTGGACATGTCATTCCTGTTGGGTTTGAGCTGTAGCATTATCCCATTTGCGAATCATGACCATGCAAGGAGGGTCCTCTACCAAGCACAGAAGCACTCGTCGCAGGCTATTGGGTTTTCTACCACAAATCCTAACCTTCGAGTGGATACACTGTCTCACCAACTGCACTACCCCCAGAGGTCACTTTTTCAGACAATGACGTCTGACTGCCTTGGCAAACCAGGACACCAACTGGGTAAAAACAGAGTTTTGCCGAAGCCCGAATTGTACAATGGTCAGAACGCGATTGTGGCAGTCAATGTTCACTTGGGGTTCAACCAAGAAGATAGCATAGTAATGAATCGGGCATCACTGGAACGTGGTATGTTCCGATCTGAACATATCAGAAGTTACAAGGCTGAGGTTGACAACAAGCACTCCCTGGAGAAAAGGCGGAAGCCTGATGATTGTGTCAATTTTGGCAAGATGCAGAGCAAGTTTGGTCGGGTTGACAATCTCGATGAAGACGGCTTTCCCTACGTTGGTGCAAACTTGCAGAGTGGTGATATCATCATTGGGAGGTGCAGTGAATCAGGAGCTGATCATAGCATCAAACTGAAGCACACCGAAAGGGGAATGGTTCAGAAGGTTGTGCTTTCTTCTAATGATGATGGAAAGAACTTTGCTGTTGTTTCTATGAGACAG GTTCGCTCACCGTGTCTTGGAGACAAGTTCTCCAGCATGCATGGGCAAAAGGGTGTTCTAGGTTTTCTGGAGTCTCAAGAGAACTTCCCTTTCACAGTACAGGGGATAGTTCCAGATATTGTGATAAATCCCCATGCATTTCCGTCAAGACAAACTCCTGGTCAACTCTTAGAAGCTGCTTTAGGAAAGGGAATCGCCTCTGGTGGTTCAAAGAAATATGCCACCCCGTTCTCTACTCTCTCTGTCGATGACATCGCAGAACAACTGCATAG GGCTGGATTTTCAAGATGCGGAAAAGAGAGAGTATACAATGGTGGAACCGGTAAAATGGCTCGTTCCCTCATATTCATGGGCCCAACCTTTTACCAGCGCCTGATTCACATGTCTGAAGACAAAGTAAAGTTCAGGAACACCGGGCCAGTCCACCCTCTCACCCGTCAACCAGTGGCAGATCGGAAGCGATTTGGAGGGATCAAGTTTGGAGAAATGGAACGTGACTGCCTAATAGCCCACGGAGCTTCTGCAAACTTACATGAGCGCCTTTTCACTCTCAGCGACTCCTCCCAGGTGTATATCTGCCAGAAATGCGAACATGTAGCTAATGTGATCCAACGCTCAGTTGAAGGTGGACGCAAGATCAGGGGTCCTTACTGCCGGAATTGCAATTCTGCAGATGATCTTGTCAAGGCAAACGTCCCGTACGGAGCGAAGTTACTGTGCCAGGAGCTGTTCAGCATGGGCATCAGTTTGAAGTTCGAGACTCGGTTCGCTTAG
- the LOC103421012 gene encoding chorismate mutase 2-like, producing the protein MAADANSKSDTLTLEKVREALIKQEDAIIYRLIQRANFPLNSPAYDEKTFPSFSGSLLQFFVKETEALQSKVGRYENPEELPFSPESLPPSLLPPPENPPVLHPAAASININGKIWDFYFDELLPLFAAPGDDGSYASTASNDLDCLQAISKRIHYGYYVAEVKFKDSPQDYEPAIRAQDREGLMKLLTFVDVEEKVKKRVEKKAMVFGQEVSLVDNANTKIDQHNVSEPYKVDPLIVSRLYGEWIMPLTKLVQVEYLLRRLD; encoded by the exons ATGGCAGCGGATGCGAACTCCAAGAGCGATACTTTGACGCTTGAGAAAGTGAGAGAGGCGTTGATTAAACAAGAAGATGCCATAATTTACCGGCTGATTCAGAGAGCAAACTTCCCTTTGAATTCTCCGGCGTACGACGAGAAAACGTTTCCATCGTTTTCTGGTTCTCTGCTTCAATTCTTTGTTAAGGAAACCGAAGCCCTCCAATCCAAG GTTGGTAGGTATGAAAATCCCGAAGAACTTCCGTTTTCCCCGGAAAGTTTACCGCCTTCATTGCTGCCGCCACCGGAAAATCCACCG GTATTGCATCCTGCTGCAGCTTCGATCAACATAAACGGAAAGATATGGGATTTCTATTTCGACGAATTGCTTCCTCTGTTTGCAGCCCCCGGTGACGATGGAAGCTATGCGTCAACTGCTTCTAATGATCTTGATTGCTTGCAG GCCATCTCTAAACGGATTCATTACGGATATTATGTTGCCGAGGTTAAGTTTAAGGATTCCCCTCAAGACTACGAGCCTGCAATTCGCGCTCAG GATAGGGAGGGTCTGATGAAATTGTTGACTTTTGTGGACGTAGAAGAGAAGGTGAAGAAAAGAGTTGAGAAGAAGGCAATGGTGTTTGGGCAAGAAGTGAGCCTGGTTGACAATGCCAACACTAAAATTGACCAACACAATGTAAGTGAACCATACAAGGTTGATCCGTTGATAGTTTCTCGCCTCTACGGAGAATGGATAATGCCGCTCACGAAGCTTGTTCAGGTTGAGTATCTCCTTCGCCGACTTGACTAG
- the LOC103421013 gene encoding protein POLAR-like 1 codes for MRKKKKDDRDPFFKTLNILSPFRCSKARHIRIADILVDEELGSETDGYDCSGDFNMERDPHRLPEDDGFMALQCSSPLYIISRWLSTLKRGKRRRCGVVRSQKRPKEVAKTERETGDDESTHATGSTKGLNGGGGETESRQIVKDTSSFNLGVACGLVYLIVAGKNELAKTAELRAEMEQLLQNAKEELQSKNSRFGSRPVESNEMNFASSTTDLQQASSSSSESRFSLQSGLVREVCSEFVRNGRGQGERDECVEGMDQLEAELESELERLQLHLELDSENHSSNSNYTQQQRLNAVQDTAHGTGDDTSDFGEEIDAHGAEPADYNEIPCDYGVPALELERRLHELLEARQEERIKELEVALEYTKRKLHEKEMEVSWWRQNASAALTSHRHQDPSSSGASQHSSESTFHLFRNSKDIESISSKG; via the exons atgaggaagaagaagaaggacgaTCGCGATCCCttctttaaaacactaaacatTCTCTCCCCTTTCCGTTGCTCCAAGGCCCGCCACATCCGCATCGCCGACATACTCGTTGATGAAGAATTGGGATCCGAAACCGACGGCTACGATTGCTCCGGAGACTTCAATATGGAGAGAGACCCACACCGCCTCCCCGAGGACGACGGATTCATGGCCTTACAGTGCTCGTCCCCGCTTTATATTATTTCCCGATGGTTGTCGACTCTGAAACGAGGCAAACGGAGGCGATGCGGCGTCGTACGGAGCCAGAAGAGACCGAAAGAGGTCGCGAAGACGGAGAGGGAGACTGGCGACGACGAGTCAACGCACGCCACCGGTTCGACGAAGGGATTGAACGGCGGTGGCGGGGAAACAGAATCAA GACAGATTGTGAAGGATACGAGCTCATTCAATTTGGGAGTTGCGTGCGGTTTGGTGTATCTGATCGTCGCCGGTAAAAATGAACTTGCAAAGACGGCGGAGTTGCGGGCGGAGATGGAGCAGTTGCTTCAAAATGCAAAAGAGGAACTGCAGAGCAAGAATTCGCGTTTCGGTTCCAGGCCGGTGGAGTCGAATGAGATGAATTTTGCTTCTTCCACCACCGATCTCCAACAGGCTTCGAGTTCGAGCTCTGAGAGCCGGTTTTCACTTCAATCTGGCCTGGTCCGTGAAGTGTGCTCGGAATTTGTTAGAAATGGAAGAGGACAAGGAGAAAGGGATGAATGCGTGGAGGGAATGGATCAACTCGAGGCGGAGCTTGAATCGGAGTTGGAACGATTGCAGCTGCATTTGGAATTGGATTCGGAAAATCATTCATCCAATTCTAACTACACGCAGCAGCAAAGATTAAAC GCTGTCCAAGACACAGCTCATGGGACAGGCGACGATACctcagattttggagaagaaatcGACGCACATGGAGCAGAACCAGCAGATTATAACGAAATCCCCTGCGACTACGGAGTTCCTGCACTCGAACTGGAGAGAAGGCTGCACGAACTGCTGGAAGCGAGGCAGGAAGAACGGATAAAGGAGCTTGAAGTTGCATTGGAGTACACGAAGCGCAAGCTTCATGAGAAGGAAATGGAGGTTTCGTGGTGGAGACAAAATGCGTCTGCAGCACTCACATCGCACCGCCATCAAGATCCTTCATCCTCCGGTGCTTCCCAGCACAGTTCGGAGAGTACATTTCACTTGTTTAG AAACAGTAAGGATATCGAGAGCATTAGTAGCAAAGGGTGA